Proteins from a single region of Haloterrigena alkaliphila:
- a CDS encoding DUF1156 domain-containing protein translates to MPDGSGQQRRTELPIERGFPIERVNEIAEKEGRAKMYYRPIYTMHKWWARRLGCVFRAISLYTLLDDPEKVQVFEPGHEGSTLADYGDDTGGESDLDIASLLERVDMTDPESLWELYPKDVRIEDKKILDPFMGGGTSLVEASRFGAEVVGNDLNPVAWFVTKKELEAGQTDVEELEEAFEKVKLDVADEITQYYKTPCPNGDHEADVMYNFWVKELDCVSCGHTVPLFKDYRVAAGRYENDDKYNILCPDCGSVTLVDDWQSESVCNDCGHGFVPKEGNVSRGGKYNCPDCGQKYAITDAIQEQGPPDLRLYALEYYCEHCDNAGEDKSAYKGYKQVESYDVELFEEAKSEWEESDALHKYVPNEDIPEGAITAASSISGNDVFQHGYETWQDMFTERQLLSLAKLFRSIESVDDQNLSEYLLLAASESLRYTNKMVSYNTTYNKIGDFFRNNSFTPPTYPVENNVWGAKWGSGTFSSMFQMVKTGVEYANSPTERYVENGETVETPEFSHPIGESAKIHQGDMRQLDYEDEFDAVITDPPYYDNIIYSEVADYFYVWQKVLLEDEYPGFDQDKTPRAESIVTNPYLEKTSEDFESELGQAFAVIKRSLKDDGSLTFTYHHSDSESWGELLESLCNVGFEVTATYPITADINKFIGGEAVSFDIIVVARPLDDTEPASWKSLRRDIYRTARRTRKQLEENRDLSRGDIGVMEMGACFREYSKHHGKVQRAGEIMSAKEVVQEIYGIIQEASDIGVEDVFVDLLDTPSPSFDDVNKLCRGTNATPQDLKEMRLYNQDDGFELGTWDNEKRRAYIEERANGDGGDHLSNLDKLQFLRYRYDKGQAVQNYVDKWGVDDDLRELAGRLADVTGDDTYTRVLGDRDITSY, encoded by the coding sequence ATGCCTGATGGCTCGGGACAACAACGTCGAACGGAACTCCCTATCGAAAGAGGGTTTCCCATCGAACGGGTCAACGAGATTGCTGAAAAAGAGGGACGGGCGAAGATGTACTATCGCCCAATCTACACGATGCATAAGTGGTGGGCGCGACGCCTGGGCTGTGTCTTCCGTGCTATTTCTCTCTACACGCTACTTGACGACCCGGAGAAAGTACAGGTGTTCGAGCCCGGTCACGAGGGCAGTACACTTGCTGATTACGGCGACGACACTGGTGGCGAGTCTGACCTCGACATCGCCTCACTACTTGAACGTGTAGATATGACCGACCCGGAGAGTCTCTGGGAGCTTTATCCGAAGGATGTCCGCATCGAGGACAAGAAGATTCTCGACCCATTCATGGGCGGCGGCACGTCGCTTGTCGAGGCGTCACGCTTCGGCGCTGAGGTCGTCGGCAACGACCTGAATCCTGTTGCGTGGTTCGTTACGAAGAAGGAACTCGAAGCCGGGCAGACCGACGTCGAAGAACTTGAAGAGGCTTTCGAGAAGGTGAAACTGGATGTTGCCGACGAGATTACGCAATACTACAAGACACCCTGTCCGAACGGCGATCACGAGGCCGACGTGATGTACAACTTCTGGGTAAAGGAGTTGGACTGTGTCTCTTGTGGACATACAGTTCCGCTGTTTAAGGACTATCGCGTCGCCGCAGGGCGCTACGAGAATGATGACAAGTACAACATTCTCTGTCCGGACTGTGGTTCGGTCACTTTGGTAGATGACTGGCAGTCGGAGAGTGTCTGTAACGACTGCGGCCACGGTTTCGTTCCGAAGGAAGGAAACGTTTCACGTGGCGGGAAGTACAACTGTCCAGACTGTGGCCAGAAGTACGCGATCACGGACGCAATTCAAGAACAAGGACCTCCCGACTTGCGCCTCTATGCTCTAGAGTATTACTGCGAACATTGTGACAACGCGGGCGAAGATAAGAGCGCCTACAAGGGGTACAAGCAGGTAGAAAGCTACGACGTTGAGCTTTTCGAGGAAGCAAAGAGTGAGTGGGAAGAAAGTGACGCACTGCATAAGTACGTTCCCAATGAAGACATCCCAGAGGGTGCTATAACTGCGGCTTCATCGATCAGTGGCAACGACGTGTTCCAACATGGCTACGAGACCTGGCAGGATATGTTCACAGAGCGTCAACTACTGTCGCTCGCTAAGCTATTTCGTTCAATCGAATCTGTGGACGATCAGAACCTCTCTGAATACCTTCTCTTAGCGGCTTCTGAGTCTCTACGGTATACGAATAAGATGGTGTCATATAATACAACATACAATAAAATTGGAGATTTCTTCCGAAATAACTCTTTCACACCACCGACCTATCCAGTTGAAAATAACGTGTGGGGCGCTAAGTGGGGGAGCGGGACGTTCAGTTCTATGTTTCAAATGGTGAAGACAGGCGTCGAATACGCAAATTCACCCACCGAACGCTACGTAGAGAACGGTGAGACCGTAGAAACGCCAGAATTCTCACATCCTATCGGGGAATCCGCTAAAATTCACCAAGGCGATATGCGTCAACTTGACTACGAAGACGAGTTTGACGCCGTCATCACTGATCCTCCGTACTACGACAACATCATTTACTCCGAGGTGGCGGACTACTTCTACGTCTGGCAGAAGGTACTTCTCGAAGACGAGTATCCCGGATTCGACCAAGACAAAACGCCTCGTGCGGAGTCGATAGTCACGAATCCATACCTTGAGAAAACTTCCGAAGACTTCGAATCCGAACTCGGACAAGCCTTCGCGGTCATCAAGCGCTCACTTAAGGACGACGGGTCACTCACGTTTACCTATCATCACAGCGACTCCGAATCGTGGGGAGAACTTCTCGAATCGCTCTGTAACGTCGGATTCGAGGTAACAGCGACGTACCCGATCACCGCAGACATTAACAAGTTCATTGGTGGCGAAGCAGTCTCCTTCGACATCATCGTTGTCGCCCGTCCCCTCGACGACACCGAACCAGCCTCGTGGAAGTCGCTCCGCCGCGACATCTATCGCACGGCCCGTCGTACCCGCAAGCAACTTGAAGAGAACCGCGACCTCTCCCGCGGCGACATCGGCGTGATGGAGATGGGCGCGTGTTTCCGCGAGTACTCCAAGCACCACGGCAAGGTGCAGCGCGCCGGAGAAATTATGTCCGCAAAGGAGGTCGTCCAGGAAATCTACGGAATCATCCAGGAAGCCAGCGACATCGGTGTCGAAGATGTGTTTGTTGACCTGCTGGACACTCCGAGTCCCTCCTTCGACGACGTCAACAAACTCTGCCGCGGCACGAACGCGACGCCCCAGGACCTCAAGGAGATGCGCCTCTACAACCAGGACGACGGCTTCGAACTGGGGACGTGGGACAACGAGAAGCGTCGGGCGTATATTGAGGAGCGAGCCAACGGCGACGGCGGCGATCACCTCTCGAACCTCGACAAGCTCCAGTTCCTCCGGTACCGCTACGACAAGGGGCAGGCGGTCCAGAACTACGTCGATAAGTGGGGCGTTGATGACGACCTCCGAGAACTCGCCGGCCGGCTCGCAGACGTGACCGGGGACGATACGTACACTCGAGTGCTCGGCGATCGGGATATCACGAGTTACTAA
- a CDS encoding 5-methylcytosine restriction system specificity protein McrC gives MSSVDGVYTYGRDTFTVPERGEILIEDCPSSITDQLRRASFTQESPGVFTKSQQALESDRDYDVVKVTVDGDELRVAATDIIGIVSLTPSSKVQVDPKIDWEYIFDMLLAVYDQNRSIEYHGLPLQDFLSDDIDLDDVFVVLAINYLDGLETIHRHGFIRDLIIRRLDSLDGRGEIDVEQTLLNHVRGTIEPHWIRNETEYNNAANSLLHYAGKTLLRLFQQKSTENDHLAYDRIFSEIHREVARLERLGVGSELERMDEYRRLSLGDLPKQRQYYRKAFDVSKAIMSSSLGQQLKDGPRELVVDYVLNMESLFEQYSQVVIERQLGSVKSYDHLDELDDVTPVRSPSVNPFDDEEKIRHQPDHAIQAGDETIAVLDSKYYAEGHDPVKESPSRSRLFSYAYLLHADHLGFLCPLLRPKRRTVTQTGAELSVISPSEGFSLEEYDQAVHEYLYDVLVRDYPELEAFRAVAENRLCLDGVDERDLVRSKAMSGPFAFKDARDFSLRVIKAAADEYSYAVRNRYDLEQDGEWTRDQIETKCGQYYKHTTTCVPVFRREDGVELIDLYFIENGSGDVEVEGPLKLL, from the coding sequence ATGAGTAGCGTCGACGGCGTCTACACGTACGGACGGGACACGTTCACCGTTCCGGAACGGGGAGAAATCCTGATAGAGGATTGCCCTTCGTCGATCACCGATCAGCTCCGGCGGGCGTCTTTCACCCAAGAAAGTCCGGGCGTATTCACGAAGAGCCAACAGGCCCTCGAGTCCGATCGCGATTACGACGTCGTGAAAGTCACCGTCGACGGTGACGAACTCCGAGTCGCTGCGACGGATATCATCGGGATCGTGAGCCTGACGCCATCGTCGAAAGTCCAAGTCGATCCCAAGATCGATTGGGAGTATATTTTCGATATGCTGCTCGCGGTGTACGACCAAAACCGGTCGATCGAGTACCACGGACTCCCGCTACAAGACTTTCTGTCCGACGATATCGACCTCGACGACGTCTTCGTCGTCCTCGCGATTAACTACCTCGATGGCCTCGAGACGATCCATCGTCACGGGTTCATCCGCGACCTCATTATTCGCCGACTCGATAGCCTCGATGGGCGCGGCGAGATCGACGTCGAACAAACCCTCCTCAATCACGTTCGCGGAACGATCGAACCGCACTGGATCCGAAACGAGACCGAGTACAACAACGCGGCGAACTCGCTACTACACTACGCCGGAAAGACGCTGCTTCGACTCTTCCAACAGAAATCCACGGAGAACGATCATCTCGCGTACGATCGAATCTTTTCGGAGATCCACCGAGAGGTCGCACGGCTCGAGCGGTTAGGCGTCGGTAGCGAACTCGAACGAATGGACGAGTACCGTCGGCTCTCGCTCGGTGACTTGCCGAAACAGCGTCAGTACTACCGGAAAGCGTTCGACGTTTCGAAGGCGATCATGTCCTCGTCGCTCGGCCAGCAGCTCAAAGACGGTCCGCGCGAGCTGGTGGTTGATTACGTTCTGAACATGGAGTCGCTGTTCGAGCAGTATTCCCAAGTCGTCATCGAGAGACAACTCGGCTCCGTCAAATCGTACGATCACCTCGACGAACTGGACGACGTGACACCGGTTCGCTCGCCGTCGGTGAATCCGTTCGACGACGAAGAGAAGATCCGTCACCAACCGGATCACGCGATTCAGGCAGGCGACGAGACGATCGCAGTGCTCGACTCGAAGTACTACGCGGAAGGTCACGATCCCGTCAAAGAGTCTCCATCGCGGTCGCGGTTGTTTAGTTACGCCTACCTTCTCCACGCCGATCATCTCGGGTTCCTCTGTCCGCTGTTACGTCCGAAACGTCGAACCGTTACGCAGACCGGCGCCGAACTGAGCGTTATTTCGCCCTCCGAGGGATTCTCTCTCGAGGAATACGATCAAGCCGTCCACGAGTACCTCTACGACGTACTGGTCCGCGATTATCCCGAACTCGAGGCGTTTCGGGCGGTCGCGGAGAACCGACTGTGCTTAGACGGCGTCGACGAACGCGATTTAGTTCGGTCAAAAGCGATGAGCGGCCCGTTCGCGTTCAAAGATGCGCGGGACTTCTCGCTACGCGTCATCAAGGCTGCGGCGGACGAGTACTCGTACGCGGTTCGAAACCGATACGACCTCGAGCAGGACGGAGAGTGGACGCGAGATCAGATCGAGACGAAGTGCGGACAGTACTACAAACACACGACAACCTGCGTCCCCGTGTTTCGACGAGAAGACGGCGTTGAATTGATCGATCTGTACTTCATCGAGAACGGGTCGGGTGACGTCGAGGTCGAGGGACCGTTGAAACTACTATGA
- a CDS encoding AAA family ATPase, with amino-acid sequence MSNSSGDGYTYEQAEDDIEILQRVAGETVEAIKNAEDERVIEFLIKKKELDIHHDGERGLGQVRRAVLESEIASDELKRIVSLRGDDTPTDVLVPRDVYQNAMVALEAGKPVVLYGPTGTGKTTFAKQLARETGIGYTLNTATPSWTPSDIIGGISPDYTGDSLSYRTKLGCVSEAVQRAREFDVKYGVILDEITRADISKIFGPLYTAIENPHQTIFETDDGNTIELDERVNIICTMNMSDRTVNELDNAITRRFAMIELDEYEEDKRRQLFKSWIDSHVSEQTDLDDDSILHLFERDYQGINYGNESTSQGPIMRFGPMHYRDVAVFLGVACREGGQYEYEQTDAVGQAFRTYIVPRLLNSAAFPQVERIAEHYRSLNGEFEEFDLSPAAELAERELEQERRQMGSYE; translated from the coding sequence ATGAGCAACTCATCTGGGGACGGGTATACGTACGAGCAGGCGGAGGACGACATCGAAATCCTTCAACGGGTCGCGGGTGAGACGGTAGAGGCGATCAAAAACGCCGAAGACGAGCGGGTGATCGAATTCCTCATCAAAAAGAAGGAGTTGGATATTCATCACGACGGGGAACGCGGTCTCGGACAAGTCCGTCGAGCCGTCTTAGAGTCTGAGATCGCTTCTGACGAACTCAAACGGATCGTTAGCCTTCGCGGTGACGACACACCAACGGACGTACTCGTTCCCCGCGACGTCTATCAGAACGCAATGGTCGCTCTCGAGGCCGGGAAACCGGTCGTTTTGTACGGACCAACCGGTACGGGGAAAACGACTTTCGCCAAGCAACTCGCCCGTGAGACGGGCATCGGATACACCCTCAACACCGCAACGCCGTCTTGGACTCCTTCGGACATTATCGGCGGGATCAGCCCTGACTACACCGGAGACTCGCTAAGCTATCGGACGAAACTCGGTTGCGTCTCGGAAGCCGTCCAACGCGCTCGAGAGTTCGACGTCAAGTACGGCGTCATTCTCGACGAAATAACGCGAGCGGACATCTCGAAGATCTTCGGACCGCTGTATACCGCAATCGAGAACCCTCACCAGACGATCTTCGAGACGGACGACGGGAATACGATCGAGCTCGACGAGCGAGTAAACATCATCTGTACGATGAATATGTCTGATCGGACGGTGAATGAGCTCGACAACGCGATCACTCGTCGCTTCGCGATGATCGAACTCGACGAGTACGAAGAGGACAAACGACGCCAGCTGTTCAAGAGTTGGATCGACAGTCACGTGAGCGAGCAGACGGACCTCGACGACGATTCGATTCTTCACCTGTTCGAACGCGACTACCAGGGAATCAACTACGGCAACGAGTCGACGTCGCAAGGTCCGATCATGCGATTCGGACCGATGCACTATCGTGACGTGGCGGTCTTCCTCGGGGTCGCCTGTCGAGAGGGAGGGCAGTACGAATACGAACAGACCGACGCGGTCGGACAGGCGTTTCGGACGTACATCGTTCCACGGCTTCTCAACTCGGCAGCGTTCCCTCAGGTGGAGCGGATCGCCGAGCACTATCGGTCGCTGAACGGTGAATTCGAGGAGTTCGACCTTTCGCCCGCCGCGGAACTCGCCGAACGAGAACTCGAGCAAGAACGCCGCCAGATGGGCTCGTACGAATAA